Proteins co-encoded in one Sulfurimonas sp. HSL1-2 genomic window:
- the fbaA gene encoding class II fructose-bisphosphate aldolase has protein sequence MAQGILDLVKPGVLFGDDVQKVFAAAKAGKFALPAVNVVNVESINGVLEAAAKVNSPVIIQFSNGGGQFYAGKGLSNDGEKAAIAGTISGAHHVHMMAELYGVPVILHTDHAARKLLPWIDALLDAGEAHFDRTGKPLFSSHMLDLSEESLEENVATCAEYLARMDKIGMTIEIELGVTGGEEDGVDNTNIDNALLYTQPEDVAYAYEILSKISPRFTVAASFGNVHGVYKPGNVVLTPKILDNSQQYIAEKFGTAEKPVNFVFHGGSGSAPEEITEALGYGVIKMNIDTDTQWATWDGVRDYVAKYHDYLQGQIGNPEGEDKPNKKYYDPRKWLRAGQESLVARVEQAFADLNALNRN, from the coding sequence ATGGCACAAGGTATTCTCGATCTGGTCAAACCCGGCGTCCTCTTCGGAGACGACGTCCAGAAGGTGTTCGCAGCGGCGAAAGCGGGCAAGTTCGCCCTTCCGGCGGTCAACGTCGTCAACGTCGAATCCATCAACGGCGTCCTGGAAGCGGCGGCGAAGGTCAACTCCCCCGTCATCATCCAGTTCTCCAACGGCGGCGGCCAGTTCTATGCGGGCAAAGGGCTCTCCAACGACGGCGAAAAAGCCGCCATCGCCGGAACGATCAGCGGGGCACACCATGTGCACATGATGGCCGAGCTCTACGGCGTCCCTGTCATCCTGCACACCGACCACGCGGCGCGCAAACTCCTGCCGTGGATCGACGCGCTGCTCGATGCGGGCGAAGCGCATTTCGACCGTACGGGCAAACCGCTGTTCAGCTCCCACATGCTCGACCTCTCCGAAGAGAGCCTTGAAGAGAACGTCGCCACCTGTGCCGAGTACCTGGCGCGCATGGACAAGATCGGGATGACCATCGAGATCGAGCTGGGCGTCACCGGCGGCGAAGAGGACGGCGTCGACAACACCAACATCGACAACGCCCTGCTCTACACCCAGCCCGAAGATGTCGCCTACGCCTACGAGATCCTCAGCAAGATCAGCCCGCGCTTCACCGTCGCGGCCTCCTTCGGGAACGTCCACGGGGTCTACAAGCCGGGCAACGTAGTCCTGACACCGAAAATCCTGGACAACTCGCAGCAGTACATCGCCGAGAAGTTCGGCACGGCCGAAAAACCGGTCAACTTCGTCTTCCACGGCGGCTCCGGCTCCGCACCCGAAGAGATCACCGAAGCCCTCGGCTACGGCGTCATCAAGATGAACATCGATACCGATACGCAGTGGGCAACCTGGGACGGCGTCAGAGACTATGTCGCGAAGTACCACGACTACCTGCAGGGACAGATCGGCAACCCCGAAGGCGAAGACAAGCCGAACAAGAAGTACTACGACCCGCGCAAATGGCTCCGTGCCGGCCAGGAGAGCCTGGTCGCGCGCGTCGAGCAGGCCTTTGCCGACCTCAACGCCCTCAACCGCAACTAA
- a CDS encoding pyridoxal-phosphate dependent enzyme has protein sequence MHLIPAPFEPFRFEGRELYLKRDDLIHPFFSGNKYRKLYALLQTPSNVIHTLVSYGGIQSNAMLSIAALCRLKGWRFEYTAKTAPQHLKADPQGNYRHALALGIQLHEVHPTAYDAAVNALKARSKENERVRLIPQGGADPAAQEGVSVLAEEIREWKAEQGIEQLNVVTPSGTGTTAAYLAKALPECRIVTVAAVGDPAYLRRQIEALMPLPPNLTILSTPYRFGSLHNALLQTYEKLKAAGVEFDLIYAPVMWLALMEAWDELEGEMLYVHSGGVSGNETMLARYARRP, from the coding sequence TTGCACCTCATTCCCGCACCGTTCGAGCCCTTCCGGTTTGAAGGGCGGGAGCTTTACCTCAAACGCGACGACCTGATCCACCCCTTTTTCAGCGGCAATAAATACCGTAAACTCTACGCACTGCTGCAGACCCCTTCCAACGTCATCCATACGCTTGTCTCCTACGGCGGCATCCAGTCCAACGCCATGCTCTCCATCGCCGCGCTTTGCCGTCTGAAAGGGTGGCGTTTCGAATACACCGCGAAAACAGCACCGCAGCATCTCAAAGCGGACCCGCAGGGGAACTACCGCCATGCCCTGGCGCTGGGGATACAGCTGCATGAAGTGCATCCGACGGCGTACGATGCGGCCGTAAATGCACTGAAAGCGCGTAGCAAGGAGAATGAACGCGTACGGTTGATTCCACAGGGCGGTGCCGACCCGGCTGCGCAGGAGGGGGTATCGGTACTGGCCGAAGAGATCCGGGAGTGGAAAGCGGAGCAGGGCATCGAACAGCTCAATGTCGTGACGCCCTCGGGGACGGGGACGACGGCGGCCTACCTGGCGAAAGCCCTGCCGGAGTGCCGCATCGTCACGGTCGCGGCCGTCGGTGACCCGGCTTACCTGCGGCGGCAGATCGAAGCGCTGATGCCGCTGCCGCCGAACCTGACAATCCTCTCCACGCCCTACCGTTTCGGCAGCCTGCACAACGCGCTGCTGCAGACATACGAAAAACTCAAAGCGGCGGGCGTGGAATTCGACCTGATCTATGCACCGGTGATGTGGCTGGCGTTAATGGAAGCGTGGGATGAATTGGAAGGAGAAATGCTGTACGTGCATTCGGGCGGCGTCAGCGGCAACGAGACGATGCTCGCGCGCTATGCGCGGCGCCCTTAG
- a CDS encoding peptidyl-prolyl cis-trans isomerase, producing MKLIIKSLMAAALISVSASAAVVATVNGKTITSEEVNAVLMEGTQGRFTSLPKEKQDELQQRVVEGLVMQELVYEAAKKEGVLDSAKYKKEYDDIVARIQKQLAAKVWQENLLEGIKVTDKEIKAYYDSHGDEFEQKEKVHARHILVKTEDEAKTIIAGMKSLKGDKLKEKFIEEAKAKSTGPSGPKGGDLGFFQQGQMVPEFNDAVFGMKVGEITPAPVKTQFGYHIIYLEEKQAGKKATLDEAKPFIEQRLKQEKFQKEMEAKTKALKDAAKITYSK from the coding sequence ATGAAGCTTATCATCAAATCATTGATGGCGGCAGCGCTGATCAGCGTGAGCGCCTCTGCGGCAGTCGTGGCCACGGTCAACGGGAAAACGATCACATCCGAAGAGGTGAATGCGGTCCTGATGGAGGGAACGCAGGGTCGTTTCACCTCTCTGCCGAAAGAGAAGCAGGACGAACTGCAGCAGCGCGTCGTTGAGGGCCTCGTCATGCAGGAGCTCGTCTACGAAGCCGCGAAGAAAGAGGGTGTCCTCGATTCCGCAAAATACAAAAAAGAGTATGACGATATCGTGGCGCGCATCCAGAAACAGCTGGCAGCGAAAGTCTGGCAGGAGAACCTGCTCGAAGGCATCAAGGTCACTGACAAAGAGATCAAGGCTTACTATGACAGCCACGGCGACGAGTTCGAACAGAAAGAGAAGGTCCATGCACGCCATATCCTCGTCAAAACGGAGGATGAAGCGAAAACGATCATCGCCGGGATGAAAAGCCTCAAAGGCGACAAGCTCAAAGAGAAGTTCATCGAAGAAGCCAAAGCGAAATCAACAGGCCCGAGCGGTCCGAAGGGCGGCGACCTCGGCTTCTTCCAGCAGGGGCAGATGGTACCGGAATTCAACGATGCCGTCTTCGGTATGAAAGTGGGCGAGATTACGCCGGCACCGGTCAAAACCCAGTTCGGCTACCACATCATCTATCTCGAAGAGAAGCAAGCGGGCAAAAAAGCGACGCTTGATGAAGCAAAACCGTTCATCGAACAGCGCCTGAAGCAGGAGAAATTCCAAAAAGAGATGGAAGCGAAAACCAAAGCGCTCAAAGACGCTGCTAAAATCACCTACAGCAAATAA
- a CDS encoding response regulator: MGLISWLFGKRTDAGDLPDDYISKSLLFSYLDAQSATVMFFSPAKGWVGANLAFYNTFGFKNMEEFREQYDRIADFFNDPNYEIFAESDELWLRQLEREAEKPPQVHMKLPNGETKVFALRSRVFKSGYNGLSFLEMTDVTEQERARMERERAETAKQQFLHNISHEFRTPMNGIMGFVELLKSSHPSATQRDYIEMIERSSQYMMNNIESLLDLAQMQTGRLSLDITEFKPMGELESLLRHYEYEARQRGIGLYVFIDPALPTYIEADPRKFRQVISLLVDNAVKFTESGGRVHVDIRVAKKHANDLYTLHISVKDTGVGIAPERLASITKLFETGGHSDNRLGVGLTLTEGLLHMMGSWLEVTSEEGRGSHFSFNLNVTGTTVTSFDPIRDHSAKVLLFDDDRLFDGNLLSRYLQAFGLSVTKVHYTEHVDCGETDILYIVAPKENSGWLMQLGAFESHPCRFVMLVDEEEVLPERVRQVIDYTLKKPLLPSRISKHLTQVLQLPVRSVEKPQGGERKIKALVVEDNIINQRLTKLLLEEYNLSVTVAANGHDAVELCRKYPFDVIFMDIDMPVKDGIAATHEIRKLPLFREHPAPIIAVTALVMEGDRERILGEGLDDYLAKPLGREKLEGILERYLSKPALS; the protein is encoded by the coding sequence ATGGGATTGATCAGCTGGCTTTTCGGGAAGCGTACAGACGCGGGAGACCTCCCCGACGACTACATCAGCAAGTCGCTGTTGTTCAGTTATCTTGATGCGCAGAGCGCCACGGTAATGTTTTTCAGCCCGGCAAAGGGATGGGTGGGGGCCAACCTCGCTTTTTACAACACCTTCGGTTTTAAGAATATGGAAGAGTTCCGCGAGCAGTACGACCGGATCGCCGATTTCTTCAACGATCCGAACTACGAGATCTTCGCCGAGAGCGATGAACTCTGGCTGCGGCAGCTCGAGCGCGAGGCGGAAAAACCGCCGCAGGTACATATGAAACTCCCCAACGGCGAAACAAAGGTGTTCGCCCTGCGCAGCCGGGTCTTCAAAAGCGGGTACAACGGGCTTTCGTTTCTGGAGATGACGGACGTCACCGAGCAGGAGCGGGCGCGCATGGAACGCGAACGCGCGGAGACGGCCAAGCAGCAGTTCCTGCACAACATCTCCCACGAGTTCCGTACACCGATGAACGGCATCATGGGGTTCGTCGAACTGCTGAAATCGTCGCACCCCTCGGCGACCCAGCGCGACTACATCGAGATGATCGAGCGCTCTTCGCAGTATATGATGAACAACATCGAGTCCCTGCTGGACCTCGCGCAGATGCAGACCGGCCGCCTCAGCCTCGACATCACCGAGTTCAAGCCGATGGGTGAACTCGAATCGCTGCTCCGACACTACGAGTACGAAGCGCGCCAGCGCGGCATCGGGCTCTATGTCTTTATCGACCCGGCCCTGCCGACCTACATCGAGGCCGATCCGCGCAAATTCCGCCAGGTGATCTCCCTGCTGGTCGACAACGCCGTCAAGTTCACCGAGTCCGGGGGCAGGGTGCATGTCGACATCCGGGTCGCCAAGAAACATGCGAACGACCTCTATACCCTCCACATCAGCGTCAAGGATACAGGCGTCGGCATCGCGCCGGAGCGGCTGGCGAGCATTACCAAGCTCTTCGAGACGGGCGGGCACTCCGACAACCGCCTGGGCGTCGGGCTGACCCTGACCGAGGGGCTGCTGCATATGATGGGCTCCTGGCTGGAAGTCACCTCCGAAGAGGGGCGCGGGTCGCATTTCTCCTTCAACCTCAATGTGACCGGTACGACCGTGACCAGCTTCGACCCCATCCGCGACCACAGCGCGAAAGTGCTGCTCTTCGACGACGACCGCCTTTTCGACGGCAACCTTCTCAGCCGCTACCTGCAGGCGTTCGGCCTCTCGGTGACGAAGGTGCACTACACGGAGCATGTGGACTGCGGCGAGACGGATATCCTCTATATCGTCGCGCCGAAGGAGAACTCGGGCTGGCTGATGCAGCTGGGGGCCTTCGAGTCGCACCCGTGCCGCTTCGTCATGCTGGTCGACGAGGAAGAGGTCCTGCCGGAGCGCGTGCGCCAGGTGATCGATTACACCCTGAAAAAACCGTTGCTGCCTTCACGGATCTCCAAACACCTGACCCAGGTCCTGCAGCTGCCGGTCAGGAGCGTCGAAAAGCCGCAGGGCGGCGAGCGCAAGATCAAGGCTCTGGTCGTCGAAGACAACATCATCAACCAGCGCCTGACCAAACTGCTGCTCGAAGAGTACAACCTCTCCGTCACGGTGGCCGCCAACGGGCACGATGCGGTAGAGCTGTGCCGCAAATACCCCTTTGACGTGATCTTCATGGATATCGACATGCCGGTCAAGGATGGGATCGCCGCGACGCATGAGATCCGCAAGCTTCCGCTCTTCCGCGAACACCCGGCCCCCATCATCGCCGTGACGGCCCTTGTCATGGAGGGTGACCGGGAACGCATCCTCGGCGAGGGGCTTGACGACTACCTCGCCAAACCCCTGGGCCGCGAAAAACTCGAGGGGATTCTCGAACGCTATCTGAGCAAACCTGCCCTCTCCTAA
- the nth gene encoding endonuclease III — MKKVKKATKAEIEAIKAALMERYSEAVTELDYRNAYELVIAVALSAQCTDKRVNLITPALFEKYPDPAALACADVNDVKAIINSCSFFNNKAVNIIKMAQRVMEVYGGEIPMNEKDLVTLAGVGQKTAHVVMIEYTGANLMAVDTHVFRVAHRLGLSDDETALKTEETLVKKFKTDLHALHQGMVLFGRYICTAKNPKCDTECFLRDYCKSTEGFKAR, encoded by the coding sequence ATGAAAAAAGTGAAAAAAGCCACCAAAGCAGAGATCGAAGCCATCAAAGCGGCCCTGATGGAGCGCTACAGCGAGGCCGTCACGGAGCTGGATTACCGCAACGCCTACGAACTTGTCATCGCCGTCGCCCTCTCGGCCCAGTGCACGGACAAGCGGGTCAACCTGATCACCCCCGCGCTTTTCGAGAAGTATCCCGATCCCGCAGCCCTGGCGTGCGCCGACGTCAACGACGTCAAAGCGATCATCAACAGCTGCTCCTTCTTTAACAACAAGGCCGTCAACATTATCAAGATGGCGCAGCGGGTCATGGAGGTCTACGGGGGCGAGATCCCGATGAACGAAAAGGACCTCGTCACGCTCGCGGGCGTCGGGCAGAAGACGGCGCACGTCGTGATGATCGAATACACCGGCGCCAACCTGATGGCCGTAGACACCCACGTCTTCCGGGTCGCCCACCGCCTGGGCCTCAGCGACGACGAAACGGCCCTCAAAACCGAGGAGACCCTCGTCAAGAAATTCAAGACCGACCTGCACGCCCTGCACCAGGGGATGGTCCTGTTCGGCCGCTACATCTGTACGGCGAAGAACCCCAAATGCGACACGGAGTGTTTCCTGCGCGACTACTGTAAAAGCACGGAGGGGTTCAAAGCGCGCTAA
- a CDS encoding M20/M25/M40 family metallo-hydrolase → MTVIEHFKALCAIPHCSGDTAQMLAYLGEKAGAYGYTTHTDSAGNLLCSHADAQVTLQAHYDMVCIGHAPELVLYEEAGWLHAKDSTLGADNGMGMAMMLALMEAGRPVDCLFTSDEETGLVGARALAVPLKTPVLLNLDSEEFGEITVGCAGGVDLNVTLPLTRTSRELYCYEAVAEGYPGGHSGVDIDKHLPNAIKELAAKLYAMGASLVSIAGGERRNAVPKRAVAAVAFENEADDAMLRPLGKQFCEVIENPLLPMLHAFAHGVRDFDAGLGIVRTSINLAEIATTETALTIKLSARSMIEADLRRIESETTAYFSAFGASVESEGFYAPWEPEQEGFVEEVRAAYEAASGETVSIGAIHAGLECGIIKKHFPQMQMASIGPTITHPHSTRERVDLGSVERVFAVVEKVIAARA, encoded by the coding sequence ATGACGGTCATCGAACATTTCAAAGCCCTCTGCGCGATCCCGCACTGTTCCGGCGACACGGCGCAGATGCTCGCCTACCTGGGCGAAAAAGCCGGAGCGTACGGCTACACAACGCACACGGACAGCGCGGGGAACCTGCTCTGCAGCCATGCGGACGCGCAGGTGACGCTGCAGGCGCACTACGACATGGTCTGTATAGGACACGCCCCGGAGCTGGTTCTGTATGAGGAAGCGGGATGGCTGCATGCGAAAGATTCGACGCTCGGCGCGGACAACGGGATGGGGATGGCGATGATGCTGGCCCTGATGGAGGCGGGCAGGCCGGTCGACTGCCTCTTTACCTCCGACGAGGAGACCGGGCTGGTCGGCGCGCGGGCCCTCGCCGTTCCGCTCAAGACCCCGGTTTTGCTCAACCTCGACAGCGAGGAGTTCGGGGAGATCACCGTCGGCTGCGCGGGCGGGGTCGACCTGAACGTCACGCTGCCGCTGACGCGCACGTCGCGGGAGCTCTACTGCTATGAAGCGGTGGCCGAAGGGTACCCCGGCGGGCATTCGGGCGTCGACATCGACAAACATCTCCCCAACGCCATCAAGGAACTCGCGGCGAAACTTTATGCCATGGGCGCTTCCCTCGTCTCCATCGCGGGGGGAGAACGCCGCAATGCCGTTCCCAAGCGGGCCGTCGCCGCGGTGGCGTTTGAAAACGAAGCGGATGACGCGATGCTCCGCCCCCTGGGAAAACAGTTCTGCGAGGTCATCGAGAACCCGCTGCTGCCGATGCTGCACGCCTTTGCGCACGGGGTCCGCGATTTTGATGCCGGGTTGGGAATTGTGCGTACGAGCATCAACCTCGCCGAGATCGCGACGACCGAGACGGCGCTCACGATCAAGCTCAGTGCCCGTTCGATGATCGAAGCGGACCTCCGCCGGATCGAATCGGAGACGACGGCCTATTTCAGCGCCTTCGGGGCTTCGGTGGAGAGCGAGGGGTTCTATGCACCGTGGGAGCCGGAACAGGAGGGGTTCGTCGAAGAGGTCAGGGCGGCCTACGAGGCGGCCAGCGGCGAAACGGTCTCCATCGGGGCCATCCACGCCGGGCTGGAGTGCGGCATTATCAAGAAGCACTTCCCGCAGATGCAGATGGCCTCTATCGGGCCGACGATCACCCATCCGCACTCGACCCGTGAACGCGTCGACCTGGGGAGCGTCGAACGGGTCTTCGCGGTTGTTGAAAAAGTGATCGCCGCGCGCGCTTAG
- the cmoA gene encoding carboxy-S-adenosyl-L-methionine synthase CmoA: protein MEDKVFNKPIEKQFEFDEQIAAVFDDMLKRSVPFYEEAMALTKRFALAYLREGGRLYDLGCSTASTLLSIERDLHVAAELVGIDNAASMLEQAHRKLAVFGSKIRLEEADIMTFGYEAADVFITNYTLQFVRPPVRETLVQRIFDALNPGGVFIFSEKVVSEDKRLNKLLIDGYYDFKKTQGYSEYEIMQKREALENVLIPYTEAENREMVTRCGFAHCETIFRWGNFATFIALKK, encoded by the coding sequence ATGGAAGACAAGGTATTCAACAAACCGATCGAGAAGCAGTTCGAGTTCGACGAACAGATCGCGGCGGTCTTCGACGACATGCTCAAGCGTTCCGTTCCCTTTTACGAGGAGGCGATGGCGCTGACGAAGCGTTTCGCGCTGGCGTACCTGCGCGAGGGCGGACGGCTCTACGACCTGGGCTGTTCCACCGCCTCGACGCTGCTGAGCATCGAGCGGGACCTTCATGTCGCCGCGGAGCTCGTGGGCATCGACAACGCCGCCTCCATGCTCGAACAGGCGCATCGGAAGCTCGCCGTCTTCGGTTCGAAAATACGGCTCGAAGAGGCCGACATCATGACCTTCGGGTACGAGGCGGCCGACGTCTTTATCACGAACTATACCCTGCAGTTCGTCCGCCCCCCGGTGCGCGAGACGCTGGTACAGCGTATTTTCGACGCACTCAACCCCGGAGGGGTCTTCATCTTCAGCGAAAAGGTCGTCAGCGAGGACAAGCGGCTCAACAAGCTGCTCATCGACGGCTATTACGACTTCAAGAAGACGCAGGGCTACAGCGAATACGAGATCATGCAGAAGCGCGAAGCGCTGGAGAACGTCCTGATCCCCTACACCGAAGCGGAGAACCGTGAGATGGTGACGCGCTGCGGCTTCGCGCACTGCGAGACGATCTTCCGCTGGGGCAATTTCGCGACCTTTATCGCACTGAAAAAATAG
- a CDS encoding TraR/DksA C4-type zinc finger protein: protein MTPEERALLRCTLEEARAKTAGEIAQLEPQLEPIAPDCCLGELTRSELMGEQEVAAKAYEAAVRRRNRLAYALSRIDSEDFGVCEACDEPIAPARLALIPEATLCVACAKEKGE, encoded by the coding sequence ATGACACCGGAAGAGAGGGCACTGCTGCGGTGCACGCTTGAGGAGGCACGCGCAAAGACGGCCGGCGAGATCGCGCAGCTGGAGCCCCAGCTCGAACCCATTGCCCCGGACTGCTGTCTGGGGGAACTGACGCGCTCGGAGCTGATGGGAGAGCAGGAGGTCGCGGCCAAGGCCTATGAAGCAGCCGTGAGGCGCAGGAACCGTCTGGCCTACGCGTTGTCGCGCATCGACTCCGAAGACTTCGGGGTCTGTGAAGCGTGCGATGAACCTATCGCGCCGGCGCGTCTGGCGCTCATACCGGAAGCGACGCTCTGCGTGGCGTGTGCCAAAGAGAAGGGGGAATGA
- a CDS encoding bifunctional 3,4-dihydroxy-2-butanone 4-phosphate synthase/GTP cyclohydrolase II, which translates to MTPIERVKKAIEAIKRGEMVIMMDDEDRENEGDLVYASVFSTPEHVNFMATHAKGLICVALSDATAKRLQLAPMVTSNTSAHETAFTVSVDAAEATTGISAGERDLTIRILADPLSRPEQLARPGHIFPLIAKEGGTLVRTGHTEGSVDLCRLAGLSESAVICEVMKEDGTMARRDDLDLFAEKHALQIVYISDIVEYRMANETLVHGTGETEIEFFGVKAKRHDFEDHDGNHHTAVVFYNVGETANVKVHNVIPDLDLLLNQSKYNRLIESIEYLKLNSGVLVFINNPDATGGNMKEYGIGAQILKSLGVKHMRLITDSNVPAFVGLGGFGLDVAEVIHLDADE; encoded by the coding sequence ATGACACCGATCGAACGGGTAAAAAAAGCGATTGAAGCGATCAAGCGCGGCGAGATGGTCATCATGATGGATGACGAGGACAGAGAGAACGAGGGGGACCTTGTTTACGCATCGGTCTTCTCAACGCCGGAGCACGTCAACTTTATGGCGACGCACGCCAAAGGGCTCATCTGCGTGGCCCTTTCCGACGCGACGGCCAAACGGCTGCAGCTCGCACCGATGGTGACGTCCAACACGTCGGCGCACGAAACGGCCTTTACCGTCTCCGTCGATGCAGCGGAAGCGACCACGGGGATCTCCGCCGGGGAGCGCGACCTCACCATCCGCATCCTTGCCGATCCGCTCAGCCGCCCGGAGCAGCTGGCACGCCCGGGACATATCTTCCCGCTCATTGCCAAAGAGGGGGGCACCCTGGTGCGTACGGGGCATACGGAAGGCTCCGTCGATCTCTGCCGCCTCGCGGGGCTGAGCGAGTCGGCTGTCATCTGCGAAGTGATGAAAGAGGACGGCACCATGGCGCGCCGCGACGACCTCGATCTCTTCGCGGAGAAGCATGCGCTGCAGATCGTCTACATCTCCGACATCGTCGAGTACCGCATGGCCAACGAGACCCTGGTACACGGCACGGGGGAGACGGAGATCGAGTTCTTCGGGGTCAAGGCCAAGCGCCACGACTTTGAAGACCACGACGGCAACCACCATACGGCGGTCGTTTTCTACAATGTCGGCGAAACGGCCAACGTCAAGGTGCACAACGTCATCCCCGACCTCGACCTGCTGCTGAACCAGTCCAAGTACAACCGGCTGATCGAGAGCATCGAGTACCTCAAGCTAAACAGCGGCGTGCTGGTCTTTATCAACAACCCCGATGCGACCGGCGGCAACATGAAAGAGTACGGCATCGGCGCGCAGATCCTCAAATCGCTCGGGGTGAAACATATGCGCCTCATCACCGATTCGAATGTCCCCGCTTTTGTCGGTCTGGGTGGGTTCGGCCTGGATGTCGCCGAAGTGATCCACCTGGACGCCGATGAATGA
- a CDS encoding glycosyltransferase, with product MSEYLIYLFLLLQVLYLMFLVFTNMTTTVFILISLKQVMAYFFSAKNVIVSRIINSNNYRPMSILVPAFNEEQTIIASVHSFLKLHFPEYEIIVINDGSTDSTLSRLKEEFGLEPSNVPVRLYVSHQPIRQTYTSPDYPNLIVVDKANGGKADALNCGINVSRFPLFCSVDADSLLEFDAILRSIVLFSLDRRLVAIGGRVNVMNGCDVVEKHVLRRGLPETQIESFQVLEYTRGFLAGRIAWERFGALLIISGAFGVFRKDMVLSIGGYRHTVGEDFDLLVRIHRHCYDNNIDHTVRFLPDTMCWTQVPTDYKSLLRQRNRWHRGLIETLYHNKKMIFNPKYGRVGMLALPYYLMVEGIAPMVTFMGLVSIITLYIFGLLNREALIVFFLLEFAWGTVLNIGALSLDMFVKRRLTKLKDIYRLLMLSFLEPFLYRPMLKVEGFLAMFNVFNRSWGHIKRKSI from the coding sequence ATGAGCGAATACCTGATCTATCTTTTCCTGCTGCTTCAGGTCCTTTACCTGATGTTCCTCGTGTTTACGAACATGACGACGACGGTGTTTATCCTGATTTCGCTCAAACAGGTCATGGCCTATTTTTTCTCCGCCAAGAATGTCATCGTCAGCCGCATTATCAATTCGAACAACTACCGGCCGATGTCGATCCTGGTACCGGCATTCAACGAGGAGCAGACGATCATCGCCTCGGTCCACTCTTTCCTGAAGCTCCATTTCCCCGAGTACGAGATCATCGTGATCAATGACGGTTCGACCGACAGTACGCTTTCGCGTCTCAAGGAGGAGTTCGGCCTGGAACCGAGCAACGTCCCCGTACGGCTGTACGTTTCGCACCAGCCGATCCGGCAGACATACACCTCGCCGGATTATCCGAACCTGATCGTCGTCGACAAAGCCAACGGGGGGAAGGCGGACGCGCTCAACTGCGGCATCAACGTCTCGCGCTTCCCGCTGTTTTGCAGTGTGGACGCGGACTCGCTGCTGGAGTTTGACGCGATCCTGAGGAGCATCGTGCTCTTCTCCCTCGACAGGCGGCTGGTGGCCATCGGGGGCAGGGTAAACGTCATGAACGGCTGCGACGTCGTCGAGAAGCACGTCCTGCGCCGCGGGCTGCCGGAGACGCAGATCGAATCTTTCCAGGTGCTGGAGTACACCCGCGGGTTCCTCGCCGGGAGGATCGCCTGGGAACGTTTCGGCGCGCTGCTGATCATTTCCGGCGCGTTCGGCGTTTTCCGTAAAGACATGGTCCTCTCCATCGGCGGCTACCGGCATACGGTGGGCGAAGATTTCGACCTGCTGGTGCGTATCCATCGCCACTGTTACGATAACAATATCGACCACACCGTCCGTTTCCTGCCCGATACGATGTGCTGGACACAGGTACCCACCGACTACAAATCGCTGCTGCGCCAGCGCAACCGCTGGCACCGGGGGCTGATCGAGACCCTCTACCACAACAAGAAAATGATTTTCAATCCGAAATACGGCAGGGTCGGGATGCTCGCGCTCCCCTATTATCTGATGGTCGAGGGGATCGCACCGATGGTGACGTTCATGGGGCTCGTCTCCATCATCACGCTCTATATCTTCGGGCTGCTGAACCGCGAAGCGCTCATCGTCTTTTTCCTGCTGGAGTTCGCCTGGGGAACCGTGCTCAATATCGGGGCCCTGTCGCTCGATATGTTCGTCAAGCGCCGCCTGACGAAACTGAAGGACATCTACCGGCTGCTGATGCTGAGTTTCCTTGAACCCTTCCTCTACCGGCCGATGCTCAAAGTGGAGGGGTTCCTCGCCATGTTCAACGTCTTTAACCGCTCATGGGGACATATCAAAAGGAAGTCGATTTGA